GTAGTGTTCCGGTTATAGGAAATATAATGGGTCATATTAGCACTGCTACCTCTGCCGTGGATCCATTAGTGATCTTAAAGATGTTAAGAAAAGACCCGGAAAGAGTCTATAGTTTCTTTAAATTTATTAACAATTATCTTATGGAGTATGCTAAGGAAAGCATTAATGCAGGAGCAGATGTTATAGTTATTTCAGACCCCACTGCCACAGGCGAAATTTTAGGTGGAAAGAATTTTAGTAAGTTTGCTGTACCTCTTTATAAAGAGATGATTGATAGTATTCATAGTTTGAATGTACCTGTTATTGTACATATTTGTGGAAACGCAAATACCATAATAGAGGGGCTTAATTCAATTAATACGGATGGTTATAGTTTTGATTCTGTAGTAAATATGAGGCATGCAAAATCATTGATAAAAGGAAGACTTATGGGAAACGTAAGTACGCAGCTTCTCCATACTGGAGAAAAGGATAAGATAATTTCCATAACTAAAAATTGCATTGATTCAGGTGTAGACATAGTTTCACCAGCATGTGGCCTTAGCATGGCAACGTCCATAGATAATCTAAAAACTATGACAGATTACGTAAAGAGAGGAATATAAGTTCAATGGTTAGTGTAAAATTTAAAAATGAAAATATAACAATAGAAGTGAAGCAAGGTACAAAACTATCAGAGTGTATAAGAATTGCTAACCTTTCCATTGAGACCCCATGCAACTGCATGGGGCTTTGTGGCAAGTGTAAAGTAAGGGTTGTAGGGGAAATGTATCCGCCTTCCTTATTGGAACAAGGTTTTATCTTAAATGAAGAAAATATAAGACTTGCTTGCATGGCAGAAGTATTAGGTGACGTAGAGGTTCAGCTTATTAATACTAATAACAAGCTAAAAACAATAAATAATGGCTACAGTATAGATGTTACTATTAATAACCAAATAAAAAAGATCAAATTACCTGAAGTAGATAACACTAGTCCTATTCCTTATATTGAAACTATAGATATGAATGTAAATTCAATACCTGTATTTGAAAAAATAGCTGCGGGTAGAAGAGAAGATCATAGTGAGATTTATGGAGTTTGTTTTGAAAATAATATCATTGACATAGTTAATAAAACTGATATTATCCTTGGAGTAGCAGTTGATATAGGAACTACGGGTATTTCTGCATATTTAGTTAATTTAGAAACAGGAGAAGTAATAAATAAAAACTCATATTTAAACCCTCAAACAGAGTATGGCGGAGACGTTCTTTCAAGAATTTCTTTTGCAATTAATAATGAAGATGGAACAAGGGTATTAAGAGATTCCATAGTAAATAAAATAAATGAAATGGTTAAAGAACTAATAAATAAGAATTATGAACTAGATAATGTATACAGAATAATGATAGCTGCAAATACCACAATGCTTCATTTCTTTGCTGGTGTTAATCCCTATTCTATAGCTAAAGCACCCTATAGAGCTATCTTCCTAAATAAGATGGATATAAGAGCCAGAGAAATTGGTATTTCTATTAATAGGAAGGGTATAGTGACACTTCTTCCATCAGCCTCAGCATATGTGGGTGCTGATATTCTTGCTGGAATTGCAGCTACAGATTTTCATAAAAAGAAAAACTCCTGTATTTTTATAGACATTGGTACCAATGGAGAAATAGTTGCTATAGCACAGGGGAAAATGGCGGCCACATCAACAGCTGCAGGTCCGGCCCTTGAGGGAATGAATATATCTTGTGGCTTACGAGCAGTGACTGGTGCCATAGATAGTTTTAATATAGATGAGGATTATAATATTTCATTTACCACAATAGATGGCGGTGAGGCTAAAGGAATTTGTGGCAGTGCACTTATAGACATTGCAGCAAATATGGTTGTAAAAGAAATTGTTCACAAAAGTGGAAGATTTAATAAAAACTTAAATGAAAAAATATCAAGCAGAGTTAGGGATAAAAAGTTTTATATAACGGATGATATATATATTTCCCAAAAGGATATCAGACAAATACAATTGGCAAAGGGAGCTATTTCAGCTGGAATATCAATGTTACTTAAGGAAGTTAATATTAGCTTGGAAATGGTGGAGGAGGTTGTGATTGCAGGAGCCTTTGGATATCATATAAATGAAGATAGTATAAAAACAATTGGACTCATACCTAAGGGATTTAAGGGTAGAATTACTTTTGTAGGAAACTCTTCTATTGAAGGTGCAAGACTTGCATTAATAAATAAAGACATATTAGAGACTATCATAGGTTTTAAAAACAAAATAGAAATAGTTGAATTATCTACAAAAGATGAGTTTCAAGATTATTTCGTAGAGGCACTAAGCTTTTAATTGAGGTGAAGAAATGATAAAAATAGATGTAGTTTCAGGATTTCTTGGATCAGGAAAAACAACTTTAATAAAAAGCTTATTAAAAGCCTATGAAAATGAAAAAGTTGTATTGATTGAAAATGAATTTGGTGACATTGGTATAGATGGAGACATAATTGAAAGAGAGGGTTTCCAGGTTTTTGAAATTTCAAGTGGATGTATTTGCTGTATTATGAAAAAAGATTTTTTGATGGTGCTGTCTAGAATAATCAGTGAATTTAATCCGGATAGAATCATAGTGGAACCTACTGGAATAAGTATATTAAGTGAAATTATTGATATACTCAGCACCAAGGAAGTTTCAGAAAAATGTAGCATAAATTCATTAGTTACAGTAATAGATAGCATAAACTATCTACAGCAGTGTGATGTTTTTGGAGAATTTTTTGAAGATCAAATAATAAATGCTGAAACTTTAATATTAAGTAAAAGCCAATTTATAGACCAGGAAAAGGTCGAGGAAATTACAGAAGCTTTAAGGAAATTAAATAAGGAATCAGAAATTATAACTTCAAATTGGAGTAACCTTTCTTCGAGTGAAGTAAAGGAATTGTTAGAGGGAAATATAAAGTTAGATCTTAAAGAATTGTTTTACGCAGAATATAAACCCTGCAAGGAAAATAAATTTAAAGCTGTTGGCATAAAAACTTCAAAAAAATTTACAAAGCGCGAGCTAGAAGAGATTTTAATGGAACTTAAAAATCCTATATATGGTATGGTTTTGAGAGGTAAGGGGTTTTTAAAGGGTGTAAATTCATTTCTTGAATTTAGCTATACAAATGGTGAATATATCATAGATGAAAATAAAGAAAGATGTAGTGGTAGACTCTGTTTAATTGGACAAAACTTAAATGAGGAAGAGTTAAATAAGCTTTTTAAGATTAAAGTCGGGGGGCTATTTCATTGGTTGAAATTCTAATAGATAGCTTTAAAGATACAATAAAGGTAGTTCCATTATTATTTATTATTTTTTTCACAGTTGACTATATAATGCTTAAAGTAAATAAAGATAATAAACTTATTGAAAGGTTATCTAAATATGATTATATTGGTGGAAGCCTACTTGGATTAGTACCACAGTGTGGAATACCTGTGGCAATGGCAAGACTATATAGCAATGGACATATATCTCTTGGCATGCTTGCTGCAGTTTTTATTTCAAGTTCAGATGAAGCATTGATAATAATTGGAGCCCATCCAGAAAAACTTGGTTTTATGTTCAAGTTGATTTTTGTAAAGATATTAATAGGTATGGCGGCAGGATTTATTATTAATTTACTTATAAAAGAAAAAAGAAATAGAATCAAAGGGTGCACCATTAATTGTGACTGCCCCAAATGTAGGCGAAATAAAAACATTTTGACTCATAATTTAATTTACACTGCTAGAGTTACTGCTTTTTTAATAATAACTGTATTCATCATAAATTATGGAGTAAGTGTGCTTGGAGAGGAAAGTCTTCATGCAATACTTGGAAAGAATACATATCTTCAGCCTATTATTGCATCATTAATTGGAATGATTCCAAGTTGCATATCCTCTGTAGTGCTTGCTGAGGCTTTTATTAAAGGAGCCATCGGAGTTGGTCCATTAGTGGCAGGGCTGTGTGCAAATACCGGATATGGTATTCTTATTGTGATGAAGGAGCTACCACTTAAGAAAGCAATGAAAATTATGATACTAATTCAAGGAATTAGTATCACCGTTGGAGAACTAATCTACATTTTTGGAGGTAAATAAATTGGAATACAATATTAAATTTAAATGTGAAGGCGACAATCTAGAGGTAATTCCAGATAACATAGTAAATAATACGGGAATAACCTTTCCAAAGGCCCACACAGAGAATTCATTAATGTGTTATTTGGCCAAGGAATTGAAAAATTATAAGAAGGACAGCATATGTAGAGTTCCATTTTGTGTAACAGTTGAAGCAGAAGCGCTAGGCGGAAACATAAAGCTAGGAGACATGAAAAATGGGCCAAGAGTTGAGAGCTATGCATTTACGACTATAGAAGAATTGGGAAATATAAAAAATATTAATTTTCAAAAGGGTAGAATAAATGAGGTTTTAGAAGCAGTTGAAAAACTTACGAATGAAGGGGAGTGTGTTGCCTTAACTGTGGAAGGTCCCTTCACTATTCTATCTTCCATTATTGATCCAATGATTTTTTATAAGGGAATAAGAAAAAATAAAGAGAAAATAGATGAATTTTTAATGGTTCTTGAAGATAATATTGTGAGTTATATTATAGAAGGCATAAAACGAGGTGCAAAAATAATATCCTATGGTGACCCAGTAGGTTCTTTGGATATTGTTGGGCCAAAGGTATATGAGCAGTATAGCGGTAGGATTTCTCACAATATACTAAAAAGAGTGGAACCTTATTTGGAGAATGCAGTAGTACATCTTTGTGGAAAAACTTCAACTGCATTTGAAAAATATGGCCTTAGTGTATCAAAGGCCATTGAATTTGAGGGTGAATTAACTTATGGTGAGGCCATAAATAAAATATTACAAGATAGAAAGAATGTAAAATTTATTGGAAATGCCTGCATTAAAAGAACACCATTTATAATGAAAAACTCCGTGGCTTGGGAGATAAAGCTTTTATAAGAAGTGCCACCCACGTGGCAAGTGGCATGTTTTAAAGCATAAAATTTGATTTGAAGATACAAAATCCAATTATTTAAAATTAAAAAATCAGTTAACCAAAATCATTGGCTAACTGATTTTTTATTCCATATTATTTTTTCATTTCCTGTTTTCCTGTGACTTTACTTGTAGCATCCATTTTGAATGTGGATTTTGCTTCAGCCGTAGTAAAATAAACATTTCCGTCAACTGTAGCATCTATTAACTGAAAGTTATTTGCTGAAACATAAAGGTCACCTTTAAAAGTCCCATGTTCTATACTGCCCATAGGGCTACTAAAAGTTAACTTTGGAGCAGTCAAAATGAATCTAGCAGTTACTTTACGGTTTTCGTCTTGACTGTATAGAGCTATCTTACGTTTTATAATATCTTTGCCAGCTGTATCTTTTTTACCGTTTTTATACTCACCCTCAACTACAAGATTACTATCAATAGCTAAATCCTTTGTTATTGCAATAATCCATGTGCCCTTGCTGCTTATAGCCTTTTCAAAAGCAGTTGCAGTATTTACTACTGAAGCTGTTGTGACTACATTCGGCGTTGTTTCTGGTGGCGTTGTTTGTGGAGGTGTTACAGCTTTCTTACCACACCCTACTAGCATTAATGTTAATATAGCTGAAGTTAATAATATGGTTTTAATTTTCATTACAAATCCTCCTTGTTAGTTATATAGTTTTTAATTTCAATTTAGTATAACCAAAAGGATGACAATTAATGTTTTTAAATAAATAGATTAAATAATTAGTTTTTTACAGCTTGAATCAAAACTAAAAGAAATAAATGTTTAAATGCATAATAATTGAGCTGAATATGAAAAATGGCTAGAGTTATGTTATTAAACCTATAAAAAAAGAAAGTAATGTTTTAGTAAAATAAAAAATTCCAATATTGATATTTAATAAAATTTATGGTAATGTTAATATAATAAGATTTCAATATAAGGAGGGAAAAGCCATGACTGTGTTCTTTTTAGAAAATACAATTTTAGATAGATTGCCAATGTCATTATCTGGAATTACTCATAATGATTTCAATTTTACGGGAGAAGTCTGTCCAAAATTGAATATATCACTAAAAAGAAGTGAGTTATCTTTGCCTTAAATACATTATAATTATGTTATATTAAACCCAGGTGAGGACTCTCTTGCCTGTTTTTTTTTACTGCGATTATATAATGGATCAGTTTAACTGGTTTTGCTTAAAATCAAAATACAAAAACTCCGGCAAGTGTTTAATGCTGGGGTTTTATTATTTTACAGAGGAAAATCAATATTGCAAATATATAGGAGGAATTAACAATGATAGAATTAGCGTTAAAAGAAGTAGAAAAATATTTTGGAGGTAATAGGATTTTTAGTGATATTACTTTTGAAGTTCAAAATAATGAAAGAGTTGGTTTAATAGGAAAAAATGGTTGTGGTAAAACTACAGTTTTCAAAATTATTGCTGGTATAGAAAACCAAGATAAAGGTAGCATATCCATAAGAAAAAATGCAACTGTAGGATACCTACATCAAATACCAGATTATCCTGAGCAGTTTAAAGTAGTAGATGTTTTGAATACTGCTTTCCAAATTCAATACGAAATAAAAAGAGAACTTAAAATAATAGAAGAGCAGATGGCTAATTTAAAAGGGAGTGAATTAGAATATACATTAAGAAAATATGGTGAAGTTAATGATCTTTATGAAGCAAAAGGCGGTTATGAAATAGAAGAAAAAATGAGTAAGGTTTGCACTGGACTCAAGTTTAATGAAGAATTTTTAAATAGGGAATTTATAAGTCTAAGTGGTGGTGAAAAAACCATTGTAATATTAGGTAAAATACTACTTCAGAATCCAGATATACTTCTTCTTGATGAACCTTCAAATCATTTAGATGTAGTATCAATAGAATGGCTTGAAGCTTATCTTAAAGGGTACAAAGGTACAGTAATAGTTATTTCACATGATAGATATTTTTTAGATAGAGTTGTAACAAAAATAGTGGAAATTGAGGATGGAGAAACATCACTTTATGAAGGTAATTATTCTTATTACGTTAAAGAAAAACAAAAGAGAGTTTGTGAACAATTTGAAGCATTTAAAGATCAACAGAAAAAAATAAAAGCTATGGAAAAAGCAATAAAACAATTAAGGGAATGGGCTATTCAAGCAGATAATGAAAAATTCTTTAAAAGAGCAGCAAGTATGCAAAAGAGATTAGACAAGGTGGAAAGAGTTGATAAGCCCTTATTAAACCAACCTAAAATTAAGTTGGATTTTGCGGGCACCGATAGATCTGGCAAGGATGTAATAAGTATTAAAGGCTTATGTAAAAGCTTTGACCATAAGGATATATTGGTGGATTTATATTTAGACATTAGATATGGGGAGCGGACAGCTTTAATAGGCGATAATGGAAGTGGTAAATCAACTATTATAAAAACACTTTTAGGTGAAGTTGAGGCAAATTATGGTGAGGTGAAGTTAGGGTCTAACACTCAAATAGGATATCTTCCTCAAAATATAACCTTTAATAATGAAGAACTAACAGTGCTTGAAGCTTTTAGGGAGGATATGAGTATTTTAGAAGGTCCTGCTAGAGGAATACTGGCTAGGTTTTTGTTCTATGGAGAAAGTGTTTTCAAAAAGGTTAAAAACCTTTCTGGAGGAGAAAAAAGTAGACTTAAGCTCTGCAAATTAATTCAAAATGATATAAATCTATTGATACTAGATGAACCTACAAATCATTTAGACATAGATTCAAGAGAAAATCTTGAAGAAGCATTACTAGAGTTTAGTGGAACTATATTATTTATATCCCATGATAGATTTTTTATAAATAAGCTTGCCGCAAGAATATGCGAAATAGAAGATAAAAAGATAATAGATTACCCGGGGAATTATGAATATTACAAAGAAAAGAAAAATGAATTTAAGAAAAATAAAATTGAAATTCCTATAATTGAAAAAGAGAAGAAACTACAAAGCAAAGAAAACACAGAAAAACAAACAAGTAATAACAAACTTAAGCAAGCAGAAAGCTTAGAGAATAGAATACAAGAGCTTGAAGTGAAACTTAAAGATATAGATATTGCAATGAATAATAATGGTCGAGAATATGAGAAACTGTTAGAGCTAGGCAAAGAAAAGGAAGAAATCCAGGAAGAATTAGATTTCATCATTGAAAAATGGATGGACATCGAAAACTCATAATAATATCTAATACGGGGGATCGAAATGGAATATAAAAATGAATTGAAAAAAAATATATCTAAAAATTATCTATTTACATTTTTAAAGGAGTTTGATCTTACGCACGGAATCTGGATGATCTATTTAGCATCAAAAGGATTATCATTAACAGAGCTTGGCCTCGTAGAAGCTATCTTTCATATAACTTCATTCACAATGGAAATACCTACTGGAGCAGTGGCGGATATTTGGGGAAGAAAAGCTAGCAGAATATGCGGAAGAATAGGTAAGTTAATATCTGCTTTTATACTAATATATTCAAACAGTTTTTTGTGGTTTGCAATAGGCTTTATAGTGACAGCATTATCCTATAATTTAGAATCAGGCGCAGGAGAAGCATTAGTATACGATTCACTAAAAGAAATAGGGGAAGAAAAAAAATACATGAAAATATCTGGTGTAAATGAAGTGATAATGCAAGCTACTCAGTTCTGTGGACTTTTGCTTGGTGGATTCTTGTCTAAGTTTAGTTATACTTATGCCTACGGTGTAACGATTTTAGTTAGCTTATTTTCTATAATTCAAGCCTTTTCTTTTAAGGAACCGGATATTAAAATGGAAATTGATGAAAAAAGATTTGAAACATTTAAAAATCAAGTGTCTGAAAGTTTTAAGATTATAGCTGGAAATAAAAAACTAGGATTTTTGATTGTGTTCTCACAGGCGATCTTTATGTTTAATACAAGCATATTCTTTTATTTTCAGAACTATTTACTTTCTAAGGGGATTTCAAAAGGAAATATAGGTATAATACTCGCAATTGCATCATTGGTGGCAGCTATAACAGCAACCCAAGCATATAAAATTGATAAAAAAGTAGGAGAGCGTGTAATAATATTATTACTTCCTCTAATAATTGCTATATGTATATGGGGAGTGGCTTTAAGTAAATTTTATTACGTTTTTTTTATATTAATAAACAGTATTGAGTCTATTATTTTTATTGCAGTTAGTGATTATACAAATAAATTAATACCATCCAATAAGAGAGCTACAATACTTTCCATGGGTAGCATGATATTTAGTTTATACATGATAATAATATTCCCTCTTATAGGAAAACTCGGAGATGAATATTCATTGCAGTTTGCATTCCAAGTTTTAGCTATCATAGCAAGTATCATGGCTATGATAAATATTATTGTTCTTGAGTTAAATAAAAAAGTAAAAAAGAAATAATTCTTAAAAATATTATATAAATCTTCAAATCATAATTAAACAATTTTCTACAATAACTTTTTATGGTATAATTTTCTTATAAGATACAAAAGGTATCATAAATAAGTTATATATAAATTGTAGAAGGGGAGTTTTATTGTGAAAAATGAATTATTAGAAAAATATGCTCTTTTATTAGTGAAGACAGGAATTAATATTCAAAAGGATCAAACACTTGTAATCAATGCCCCAATAGAGTGCGCTTCTTTTGTTAGAATCCTGTCTAAAATTGCTTATACTGAAGGTGCCAGGGAAGTAGTTATAAATTGGAGGGATGAATTGTCTTCAAAAATTAAATTCATGCATGCTCCAGAGGAGGTTTTTGAAGAATACCCAGACTGGCAGAGAGATTTTTACTTATCAAATGTACGCAGGGGTGCTGCTTTTTTAAATATTTCAGCCTCTGACCCTGAGCTTATGAAGGAAGTTAATCCTGAGAGAATGGCGAAATCACACAAAGCGGCTAGTAATGCAATAAAGGAATATAGAGATAGACTTATGAGCAATAGAAATGTTTGGTGTGTTGCATCAATTCCAACTATATCTTGGGCAAAAAAAGTTTTCCCTGAATTATCAGAGGACGCGGCAGTGGAAAAACTTTGGGACGCTATATTTAAAACAGTAAGAGTAGATACAATTGACCCTGTTGCTTCCTGGGAAACACACAAAAGCAACCTAAAGAAAAGCATGGACTTTTTAAATGGCAATAACTTTAAATATCTACAATATAAAAATTCATTGGGTACTGATCTTGTCATTGAACTTCCAGAAAATCATTTATGGCTTGGAGGTTCGGAGTATACACCAGAGGGGATAGAGTTTATAGCTAATATGCCTACTGAAGAGGTATTTACACTTCCTAAGAAAACTGGAGTTAATGGAACAGTGGTAAGTTCAAAACCACTAAACTATAATGGAAATCTAATTGAAAAATTCTCACTTACTTTTAAAGATGGGAAAATTATAGACTTCAAAGCTGAAAAGGGTTACGATATTTTAAAGAGTATTATTGAGACTGATGAAGGATCATATTATCTTGGTGAAGTAGCATTAGTACCACATGATTCTCCAATATCAAATTCAAATATATTGTTTTACAATACGCTTTTTGATGAAAATGCCTCTTGTCATCTGGCTATTGGAAAAGCATATCCAGTATGTATAAAAAATGGTGAAAATTTAAGTGACGAGGAACTTTTAAAAGAAGGAGTTAATGATTCCACTGTGCATGAAGATTTCATGGTTGGCTCAGAAGATTTGCAAATAATAGGAATTACTGCAGATGGAAAAGAAGTACCTGTATTTAAAAATGGGAATTTTGCATTTTAACTATATTACTAAAAAAAATAACAAGTCAGTATGAGTTCATACTGATTTGTTATTTTTTTTATTATCTATTTATCTGAATAAAACATAGATACTTGTAAATAATTACAATATAATAAATCAGATAATAAGGAGAAACCAATGGAAATAATTGATTTAAATAAAATATTAGATAAGAATCTAGAACCTGTTTGTAAATTGGAAGGAAAACTGTTTTTAAGGGAGATGGTAAAAATTTATGATGACTTATTTAAGGACTCAGACATTATAAATTATTATATTTATGATATTGAAAATAAAGAAATGACCTCTATTAACATAGGAAAAGAAAAAATATTACTGGATTTTTTTCAGCAGAAGGAGGTAGAAGGGGCGGATGGCTTTTATTATGTTACTGTAAAAAAACAGCTTTTAATTAATGAATATACACTTAATAGTGTTAATATTAGTACTTCTGAGATTACATTAGTATTTAAATTTGAAATGGATAAGAAATTTAATAATTTATTAGTAGAAAAATTAGATGCGGATAAATTTTTAGTGTTTTTCAAAGAGGAGCACCAATTAACCTTTGAAGAATTTGAAAGTTTTGAAACGCCAATTGAAAATTATGGCTATGAAAAGGCTGTACTTTATAATGTAAATAGTTGCGTGAATTTTGAAGTAGAGGATAAAGCATTCTTAAGGGGAATTCGGTCGGTATTTTTTAAGACCGCTTTAAAAAATGAAGAATGCGTAGTGTATGAAGAAAATTATTTAGAACCTTATAATAAAGAACAAATATATAATGAAGTACATAGGGGGAGAAAATCTAAAAAGAATCAATTTTTTTATTGGGATTCCCTTAAATACTTACCAATAAAAAAATTCATTAGTGAAATTGAAGACGGATGTGAAAAGCTATCATTTGTAGATATGGAAATTCAGGGGCTTGATGGTTATGAGTTTTTTTCTGGAGTAGATGGAGATAATATTTATTATGAAGTAAATAAATTTGGGAAAGAAGATAGCAATGCTATGATTATATTAAATAAGGAAAGTCTTGAAAAAAGAACTATTGCATTACTTTCAGAATCTAAAGAGAATACAAATTCCAGCTTTTCTGATTATTCTTGGAGCTTAGATGGGAAGTATAAAGTTATTTTTCAAAAAAAGCTTATTTCCAATAAACAATTAAAATTGAAGGAAATTATAAATGGAAATATTGATTATACTTATGAAAAAAAATTAGGATATCCAAAGGAATGTATAAACAGTCGTTACTTAATTACTTCTACTAGTAGAGAGGGGCCAAATACGTCTATTATTGATATGGAAACAAAAAAAGTACAAACACATAAAAGGGAACATGCAGTTTTTGACGATTATTTAGTTTTATTTTAGTTATAAATAGAGGGAAAAAATGTATTTATGTGTAATTATATAGTGGAGTTATTATTGTATTAAGAGGGGGATAAAATTTGATATGGGGTTATTACATTTTCATATTATTTTGCTAGTTATTGCTCTAACAATTATTATTTTTTTTCTTTTTAGAAATATTTTTAAGCTTACAAGAGTAAAAAAAGAGACGGTAAAAGAAAAGAGAATACTAACATTTTTAATTCAAAATAAAAAGTGCAACATGGGTTTCGAAGTGGTGAAATAAAATTAGGATAACTATACATAATATACAAATATATGTAAAAATATATTGTAAACACATTTTACATATGTTAAA
This DNA window, taken from Clostridium estertheticum, encodes the following:
- a CDS encoding uroporphyrinogen decarboxylase family protein: MNEKERLLRILKGKDVDRTPVICPGGMMSACTTEILEDIEGNHNLDYKTMARASRKIYTGTGFENYGVPFAMIAEAEPIGAKVQIGNKLVEERVIEYNSSSLEQIMKDYNVIPKNENRMNVVLNAIGELKNSSVPVIGNIMGHISTATSAVDPLVILKMLRKDPERVYSFFKFINNYLMEYAKESINAGADVIVISDPTATGEILGGKNFSKFAVPLYKEMIDSIHSLNVPVIVHICGNANTIIEGLNSINTDGYSFDSVVNMRHAKSLIKGRLMGNVSTQLLHTGEKDKIISITKNCIDSGVDIVSPACGLSMATSIDNLKTMTDYVKRGI
- a CDS encoding ASKHA domain-containing protein, with protein sequence MVSVKFKNENITIEVKQGTKLSECIRIANLSIETPCNCMGLCGKCKVRVVGEMYPPSLLEQGFILNEENIRLACMAEVLGDVEVQLINTNNKLKTINNGYSIDVTINNQIKKIKLPEVDNTSPIPYIETIDMNVNSIPVFEKIAAGRREDHSEIYGVCFENNIIDIVNKTDIILGVAVDIGTTGISAYLVNLETGEVINKNSYLNPQTEYGGDVLSRISFAINNEDGTRVLRDSIVNKINEMVKELINKNYELDNVYRIMIAANTTMLHFFAGVNPYSIAKAPYRAIFLNKMDIRAREIGISINRKGIVTLLPSASAYVGADILAGIAATDFHKKKNSCIFIDIGTNGEIVAIAQGKMAATSTAAGPALEGMNISCGLRAVTGAIDSFNIDEDYNISFTTIDGGEAKGICGSALIDIAANMVVKEIVHKSGRFNKNLNEKISSRVRDKKFYITDDIYISQKDIRQIQLAKGAISAGISMLLKEVNISLEMVEEVVIAGAFGYHINEDSIKTIGLIPKGFKGRITFVGNSSIEGARLALINKDILETIIGFKNKIEIVELSTKDEFQDYFVEALSF
- a CDS encoding GTP-binding protein → MIKIDVVSGFLGSGKTTLIKSLLKAYENEKVVLIENEFGDIGIDGDIIEREGFQVFEISSGCICCIMKKDFLMVLSRIISEFNPDRIIVEPTGISILSEIIDILSTKEVSEKCSINSLVTVIDSINYLQQCDVFGEFFEDQIINAETLILSKSQFIDQEKVEEITEALRKLNKESEIITSNWSNLSSSEVKELLEGNIKLDLKELFYAEYKPCKENKFKAVGIKTSKKFTKRELEEILMELKNPIYGMVLRGKGFLKGVNSFLEFSYTNGEYIIDENKERCSGRLCLIGQNLNEEELNKLFKIKVGGLFHWLKF
- a CDS encoding putative manganese transporter — translated: MVEILIDSFKDTIKVVPLLFIIFFTVDYIMLKVNKDNKLIERLSKYDYIGGSLLGLVPQCGIPVAMARLYSNGHISLGMLAAVFISSSDEALIIIGAHPEKLGFMFKLIFVKILIGMAAGFIINLLIKEKRNRIKGCTINCDCPKCRRNKNILTHNLIYTARVTAFLIITVFIINYGVSVLGEESLHAILGKNTYLQPIIASLIGMIPSCISSVVLAEAFIKGAIGVGPLVAGLCANTGYGILIVMKELPLKKAMKIMILIQGISITVGELIYIFGGK
- a CDS encoding uroporphyrinogen decarboxylase family protein yields the protein MEYNIKFKCEGDNLEVIPDNIVNNTGITFPKAHTENSLMCYLAKELKNYKKDSICRVPFCVTVEAEALGGNIKLGDMKNGPRVESYAFTTIEELGNIKNINFQKGRINEVLEAVEKLTNEGECVALTVEGPFTILSSIIDPMIFYKGIRKNKEKIDEFLMVLEDNIVSYIIEGIKRGAKIISYGDPVGSLDIVGPKVYEQYSGRISHNILKRVEPYLENAVVHLCGKTSTAFEKYGLSVSKAIEFEGELTYGEAINKILQDRKNVKFIGNACIKRTPFIMKNSVAWEIKLL
- the abc-f gene encoding ribosomal protection-like ABC-F family protein; protein product: MIELALKEVEKYFGGNRIFSDITFEVQNNERVGLIGKNGCGKTTVFKIIAGIENQDKGSISIRKNATVGYLHQIPDYPEQFKVVDVLNTAFQIQYEIKRELKIIEEQMANLKGSELEYTLRKYGEVNDLYEAKGGYEIEEKMSKVCTGLKFNEEFLNREFISLSGGEKTIVILGKILLQNPDILLLDEPSNHLDVVSIEWLEAYLKGYKGTVIVISHDRYFLDRVVTKIVEIEDGETSLYEGNYSYYVKEKQKRVCEQFEAFKDQQKKIKAMEKAIKQLREWAIQADNEKFFKRAASMQKRLDKVERVDKPLLNQPKIKLDFAGTDRSGKDVISIKGLCKSFDHKDILVDLYLDIRYGERTALIGDNGSGKSTIIKTLLGEVEANYGEVKLGSNTQIGYLPQNITFNNEELTVLEAFREDMSILEGPARGILARFLFYGESVFKKVKNLSGGEKSRLKLCKLIQNDINLLILDEPTNHLDIDSRENLEEALLEFSGTILFISHDRFFINKLAARICEIEDKKIIDYPGNYEYYKEKKNEFKKNKIEIPIIEKEKKLQSKENTEKQTSNNKLKQAESLENRIQELEVKLKDIDIAMNNNGREYEKLLELGKEKEEIQEELDFIIEKWMDIENS
- a CDS encoding MFS transporter, which gives rise to MEYKNELKKNISKNYLFTFLKEFDLTHGIWMIYLASKGLSLTELGLVEAIFHITSFTMEIPTGAVADIWGRKASRICGRIGKLISAFILIYSNSFLWFAIGFIVTALSYNLESGAGEALVYDSLKEIGEEKKYMKISGVNEVIMQATQFCGLLLGGFLSKFSYTYAYGVTILVSLFSIIQAFSFKEPDIKMEIDEKRFETFKNQVSESFKIIAGNKKLGFLIVFSQAIFMFNTSIFFYFQNYLLSKGISKGNIGIILAIASLVAAITATQAYKIDKKVGERVIILLLPLIIAICIWGVALSKFYYVFFILINSIESIIFIAVSDYTNKLIPSNKRATILSMGSMIFSLYMIIIFPLIGKLGDEYSLQFAFQVLAIIASIMAMINIIVLELNKKVKKK